The following nucleotide sequence is from Atribacterota bacterium.
ATTCACTGCCAGAAGAAGAATCACCTCCATAAATTCTTTTGCTCCCAAAAGAAGGGATCTGGCCTCCAGAGGAAAGTCAGCCACGATCAGTCCCTGAAACCCCGCCTGTGAAAAATCTCGCGTAAATCGGTCCACTCCATAACGAAAAACAATGTTTCCATAGGTCATGACCACAAGGGGAATGGAACGCGAAGCTTTTTCCATCGTTTCCTTAACAAGAAGCGGTGTTACCCCCTGTAGCAAAGCCCGGTAGGAAGTGGTTTGAATTATCGGCCCATCAGCCACCGGGTCGGAGTAAGGAATTCCCACTTCCAGAGCATCGGCCCCTTCTTCGTTACAGATAGAGACAAGCTCCAGAAAATCTGGAATACTGGGATATCCAAAGGTAAGATAGGGAACAAAGAGTTTATGGTTTTTGCGCCTTTCCTCAAGGATTTCTCGCAGGCTCCTCTTCATCGACCACCCCTCCTTTCCCGATAGCGCATCACTTCTTCGGCATCCTTATCCCCTCTTCCCGAAAGGCAAATCAAAAGAATCTCGCCCTTCGAGAGGGTAGGAGCAAGTTTTACTGCGTAGGCCACCGCATGAGCGCTTTCCAGAGCTGGAATAATTCCCTCTTTTTCTGCAAGAAGGACGAAGGCTTCAACGGCCTCCTCATCCTTTACGCTGACGTACGAAGCTCTTTTCCTTTCAAAGAGAAAGCTATGTTCTGGACCCACCCCGGGATAATCGAGACCAGCCGCCACTGAATGGGTGGGGAGAACCTGTCCAAACTCATCCTGCAGGAGGTAACTCAAACTCCCATGGAGAATACCCTTCGACCCCTGCCCGATACTGGCAGCATGACTTCCAGTATGAAGACCCAGCCCCCCCGCTTCAACACCAATTAGTCTTACCTCTTCCCGGGACACAAAGGTATGGAAAATGCCCATAGCATTGCTCCCTCCACCCACACAAGCCACTACATAATCAGGTACTCGTCCCTCAGCTTCAATCATCTGCACCTCTGCCTCTTTTCCAATGACTGACTGAAAGTCCCGCACCATGGTGGGATAGGGATGCGGTCCAACCACCGAACCAATCACATAATGGGTGGTATCCACATTCCGCACCCAGTCTCGCATCGCCTCATTAATGGCATCCTTCAGAGTTTGGCTTCCTGAGTGAACAGCCACCACTTCTGCTCCCAGGATATTCATCCGAAAAACGTTGAGTTTTTGCCGCTCCATGTCCACCGCCCCCATGTACACCCGGCATTGAAGTCCAAAAAGGGCACAAGCCGTGGCTGTAGCTACTCCATGCTGTCCCGCACCGGTTTCGGCGATGACTCTCGTTTTTCCCATTTTCTTAGCCAGGAGCACCTGCCCTAAGGTATTATTGAGTTTGTGGGAACCGGTGTGATTGAGATCTTCCCTCTTTAAATATATCTTTCCTCCTCCGAGATGTTCCGAAAGGCGCCGGGCAAAATACAGTGGAGTCGGCCTTCCCGCGTACGACCGGAGATACAAGGCAAGCTCTTCTTGAAAGGAGTGGTCCTCCCGGTACGTGAAATAGGCCTCTTCCAGCTCCTCCAGAGGGTGAATCAAAATCTCCGGCACAAAGAACCCACCAAATTCGCCAAAAAATCCATTTTCTTTCATTTTTTCATCTCCTTCTTAGCCAGTCCAGAATCCTCTGTATTTTTGTGAGATCCTTCTTCCCCGGTCTCTCTTCTACTTTACTATTCAAGTCAACTCCAAAGGGATGGAAAAGAGAGATGAGTTGGGGAAGATTTTCCTCCCCCAATCCACCCGCCACGATTACTGGCACTTCGTACCCTTCCACAATTTTTTGAACTTTTATCCAGGGAAAAGGCGTTCCGGTCCCGCCACCCTGTGTTCCTCGGACCGTGTCAAATAGGAAATACCGAACCACACCACGGTATTCTTCAACGGTTTTTTCCTCAAACTTCTCATCCACTCCAAAAGCCTTGACCACCCTTCCCGGAAAATGGGCACAGAAAGAAGGACTTTCGGCTCCATGGAGCTGAACGAGATCAAAGCTACAGAAATCAACCAATTGCTTTACTTCCTTCCAGCCCATATCCCGAAAAACGCCCACAGTCAACACTCGACTCCGAATTCCATGTACCAAATTTCTTGCTTTTTCTGGATTCACCCAGCGAGGGCTTCCCTCCACCAGAATAAATCCCAGCGCCCACACCCCCATTTGGGCAAGAGAGTGGGCATCTTCTTCCGTCTGAATTCCGCAGACTTTAACAGCGAGCAAGTTCTTCCTCTCCCTTCAATTCCCTCAATTTTTTCACTGGATCCGTAGCAGCAAGGAGGGTCTCCCCGATGAGGAAGGCTCGTACCCCTCTTTCGCGCAACATGGTAATGTCCTCCCTGCTCCGGATTCCACTTTCACTCACCACCATAAGCCCTTTAGGCACAAGGGGTAAAAGACGAAGTGTGGTCTGGAGCGATACTTCAAAGGTAGCCAGATTCCGATTATTAATTCCCACCAACCTCGCTCCAGCAAACAGAGCTTTCTCCAAGTCTCTTTCATCATGTACTTCTACCAGAGGAACCATACCCAAAAGAGTACACAGGTCAACGAATTTTTTGAGCCGTTCACGATGCAAAATCCGGGCAATGAGAAGGAGAGCTCCTGCCCCCTTCTCCGCCGACTCGTAGATCTGAGTTTCCTCGATAACAAAATCCTTCCGCAAAACAGGAAGAGAGGTTTTGGCTATAACTTTCTCAAGGAGAGTCACGTTACCCCCAAAATGTTCCTCTTCCGTCACCACCGAAATTGCCGAAGCTCCTCCTTCCTCATAACAGGATAAAACCTTTAAAACCCTTTCATACGGCAACAGTTTTCCCCGAGAAGGTGAAGCACACTTGATTTCGGCAATGATGTGCATCTGGGATGAGTCTGCGAATACCTCCGAAAAGGAATTTTTTGTTCTTTTGGCCATAATTTCGACCACATCATATGCGGAGTACTGCTTCATCATGAACAGTTTCTTCCGGGTGTGGGTGACAATTTGTTCCAGAATCGTTTCCATCATGAAGCCACCTCCATTCCCCGGGCCGTATCAACGATGGTTTCCACCGTGCGTAGCGCCTGGCCACTGGCTAAAATACTTTCCAAAAACTGCAAGGCTCGAGAAAGGCTTGATGATTGTTCACATAACCATAAAAGGAACGCAGCATTCAAAAGGAGCGCATTCCGAAGCGGCCCTTTTTGTTTTCCCCGTAGAATTTCAAAGAAAAGTGCAACGTTATCCTTAGGGTTCCCTCCCCGAAGTTCAGAAAGGGCACAGGTTTGGAAACCCACATCCTGGGGGTGGAACGAAAATGACTTTAGTTTTCCATTAGTAACAAGG
It contains:
- the trpA gene encoding tryptophan synthase subunit alpha — protein: MKRSLREILEERRKNHKLFVPYLTFGYPSIPDFLELVSICNEEGADALEVGIPYSDPVADGPIIQTTSYRALLQGVTPLLVKETMEKASRSIPLVVMTYGNIVFRYGVDRFTRDFSQAGFQGLIVADFPLEARSLLLGAKEFMEVILLLAVNSSPERIVRVGQESEGFVYLVSGKGTTGAVDIDLGVLEKVVSMLRSCAVSPVLVGFGIHSPSRAKEVASVSDGVIVGSALLDFILKHESEKSWKEGFAKLLREYRQALQER
- the trpB gene encoding tryptophan synthase subunit beta; protein product: MKENGFFGEFGGFFVPEILIHPLEELEEAYFTYREDHSFQEELALYLRSYAGRPTPLYFARRLSEHLGGGKIYLKREDLNHTGSHKLNNTLGQVLLAKKMGKTRVIAETGAGQHGVATATACALFGLQCRVYMGAVDMERQKLNVFRMNILGAEVVAVHSGSQTLKDAINEAMRDWVRNVDTTHYVIGSVVGPHPYPTMVRDFQSVIGKEAEVQMIEAEGRVPDYVVACVGGGSNAMGIFHTFVSREEVRLIGVEAGGLGLHTGSHAASIGQGSKGILHGSLSYLLQDEFGQVLPTHSVAAGLDYPGVGPEHSFLFERKRASYVSVKDEEAVEAFVLLAEKEGIIPALESAHAVAYAVKLAPTLSKGEILLICLSGRGDKDAEEVMRYRERRGGR
- a CDS encoding phosphoribosylanthranilate isomerase, which encodes MLAVKVCGIQTEEDAHSLAQMGVWALGFILVEGSPRWVNPEKARNLVHGIRSRVLTVGVFRDMGWKEVKQLVDFCSFDLVQLHGAESPSFCAHFPGRVVKAFGVDEKFEEKTVEEYRGVVRYFLFDTVRGTQGGGTGTPFPWIKVQKIVEGYEVPVIVAGGLGEENLPQLISLFHPFGVDLNSKVEERPGKKDLTKIQRILDWLRRR
- the trpC gene encoding indole-3-glycerol phosphate synthase TrpC, which translates into the protein MMETILEQIVTHTRKKLFMMKQYSAYDVVEIMAKRTKNSFSEVFADSSQMHIIAEIKCASPSRGKLLPYERVLKVLSCYEEGGASAISVVTEEEHFGGNVTLLEKVIAKTSLPVLRKDFVIEETQIYESAEKGAGALLLIARILHRERLKKFVDLCTLLGMVPLVEVHDERDLEKALFAGARLVGINNRNLATFEVSLQTTLRLLPLVPKGLMVVSESGIRSREDITMLRERGVRAFLIGETLLAATDPVKKLRELKGEEELARC